Genomic segment of Salvelinus sp. IW2-2015 linkage group LG17, ASM291031v2, whole genome shotgun sequence:
ACCTGACAACCTGCTACTGGACTCCAGGGTGAGTTTGAGCACGGACTCAAGAGACACAAACATGAGCTCAGACTGGTGGTTTGGATATGTTATTCTGTTTGAATTTACAAGGCACCAAAATGAAGAAAACGGGCTAAACTTTTCCAATACGMtgtgcactaatgaatatagGCCTGTACTGAATGTGTTTTTGCTTGATTGTTTCAGGGTCATGTGAAGCTGTCTGACTTTGGTCTTTGCACAGGTCTGAAGAGGGCGCATCGTACCGAGTTCTACAAGAACCTGAACCACAGCCTCCCCAGTGACTTCAGTAAGCAAAGTCAGGCATCCCAATCAATCCATTACTTTACATACTAACACCATGTATTGATGTTAAAGCCACAATTTGGACTTTTTCTCCGACCTTGTAGTCCTTGAGATTTGGAAGCGTATTTTGGAGCTACATATTGTTTACAAAGAGCCAAATGACAACCAAAACAGCAACAATGGAGTCATATTTGGGTTATGGTGGAGGTAAAACTGATGTACAAAGCTCATAAGGCATTTATACACTATTAATTAGAAATACCATTGAACAGTTGGAAATGTCCCAGATATTGTGCCTTTTTAATGTTTCTCTACTAACCAGGTAATGATTTGAAATGTGCTTGTACAAAAATGAAAATGAYTGACTTAAAATGGTTTGTTTTCAGGTTTGCTTCATGTTTTGAGTTGTTGCATGTACCAATCTTCCAATTCCTTAATGGGGATTATTATTTAAATGTAGAATCTATCTGCGTTAGTGCTtctgctaagtgactaaaatgtaaatcagcaGATCCTAAAATGGCTATTTGTTTCATAACGAAGAGTCTGAAAGGGTTTCACATGCTTAACCTGCAAGGTTATGGGGTTCAACAAGTATTACCTACTTGTGTCATTTTATACAACTGTTTATTTTTCTTTACAGCATTCAATAACATGAACTCAAAGAGGAAAGCAGAGACATGGAAGAGGAACCGGAGACAGCTGGTGAGAAAATGAAGCTAGATGGGAGGGCAACACAGTGTATTCTACAAGTAGACATgggccgtgttcgagagcatccATTCTGGACGGACTAATCCACATATAAAATMTAGTTATTTAGGATGCAGGGTGATTTTGTAGATCTGTCAGTCTGCAGTCACCGACTGGAATGCAGTCGATCTCAAACACGACCACATTTGTATTGGTGTAGTCTTGTAGTCACATTGCATGATCTttctctcgcccccccccccccccaggccttCTCTACTGTGGGCACCCCTGACTACATCGCCCCTGAAGTCTTCATGCAGAACGGATACAACAAGCTCTGTGATTGGTGGAGCCTTGGAGTCATCATGTATGAGATGCTGATAGGTGAGATCCTGTCAACATCTTCTGCTTGGGCCCTCTGAAAAAGCATTGATTGGCTTTCAATCATCTTGCATGAATGTCACAGAATGGTGCCATTACTACGTATTTGCCCATGCCTGGCTGGTTGATCCCATGTGTGTTGTTTTCCAGGCTATCCCCCGTTCTGCTCAGAGACCCCTCAGGAGACCTACAGGAAGGTGATGAACTGGCAAGAAACACTGACGTTTCCCCCTGAAGTGCCCATTTCGGAGAAAGCTAAGGACCTCATCCTCAGGTTCTGCTGTGAGGAGGAGCACAGGATCGGAGCCACTGGGGTGGAGGACATTAAGGGCAACGCCTTCTTCGAGGGGGTGGACTACGACCACATCAGGTACGAGGGCTTAAAAGAATAGTTACATTTTctgacgtttaaaaaaaaaagaagatattttCCACTTTATTGCTGGTTATTTGTCAATATCCCAAATCTCCTGTCTAGCATTTTTTTGAGGATGTAGCTGATTGTATCAGWTAATGGTGCATTCAGAAATGGGAACAGTGACATTGTAAAAACAGGGTTCCGTTTTTATTACAGAGAGCGACCCGCTGCCATTCCCATTGAGATAAAAAGCATCGACGACACGTCCAACTTTGACGAGTTCCCAGACTCTGATATCCTCCAACCGACAGGTACGTTTCTCATTGTCGCCAACATTAGTGGCTGCCACTAGTCATAATTCAACAGGgtagtgttcattagggcacacaacgaaaaacaaagacatttcgaTTTACACCAGTTAGTCATTCCCAGGTTAAGTCTGTTTTCTTCAATGTGGTGCCTATTAAACATGGCCCTGGTCAACTAATGCCACCTTCAAACAGGATTCTCACATTTTGGATCCTTTGTTTTCCTCTACTGCCCTGTGTGAAATAATCCCTGTCTTTTTCCGCCTCAGCTGCCCCTGTGGTGTCCAACCATTCTGAGGCAGACCTCAAGAACAAGGACTGGGTCTTCATCAACTACACCTACAAGCGCTTTGAAGGCCTCACAGCCCGAGGGGCTATCCCCTCCTACATGAAGACGGGGAAGAGATGAATCCTTCCTTTGTTTCCTCACTCACTCTACCTGCCCCTCAGACTGGCACTCAAAAGGAATTCCCCATGGATCCCAACGTCCACTCTCCCAAACTCAATTTTGGAGGTAGAAACTAAATTACCCTATTCAAGCTTGTTGAAGGGGTCCATCATAATTGAGACTATCCCATGTGTCTGATCCTGCTGAAGGGACCTTTCTCCTTCCTTTGCAAGGGACTTGTAGGGCTCTGTGTACTGTGTAGAGAAGTGTGACCTTCTCCAACTCGAGTTTGTCTATCTAAAAAAGCCTTAGCCTTGTGCTGGAAGGTATGGACAGTGATTGTTTTCTATGTGAAAACTCATATGCCATTCCACCCCAGGATTAAAGTTCCCATAACYAAAGTGTAGGATCCATCAATGAGCAGTCTTGGAGGTGTTGATATGACCTTAGTTTGGGGACCATCTGTCGTAGATCTCCACTAGCGTCGGTCCAACTCGGCCAAGACTGTTTCTCTATTCTTCAGTATCCCAAGGGACTGAACCAAGATACCAGCATAACAGGTCACCTCAGGGGCCAGAGCCCATTTTCACATCAGACGAACACACTTGATTGGCTATACCAGCCTTCTTCACTTCCTCCTCCACAAACCGGCATTGAAGTCTTAAAGTTTAGCTGGGCGACCACCAGCATGGGACTAGGATCCAATATGCCTTCTGTCAAATGGCTAGCTTTTCTCTCTTCGGTTTTTCTTTTTT
This window contains:
- the LOC111976666 gene encoding serine/threonine-protein kinase 38 isoform X1; this encodes MPTAVKPHRRRATHSGAEREVVPAEVTMAMTGQSSCSSMSNHTKERVTMAKVTLENFYSNLIAQHEEREMRQQKLEKVMDQEGLADEEKRIRRSQHARKETEFLRLKRTRLGLEDFESLKVIGRGAFGEVRLVQKKDTGHVYAMKILRKADMLEKEQVGHIRAERDILVEADSLWVVKMFYSFQDKMNLYLIMEFLPGGDMMTLLMKKDTLTEEATQFYIAETVLAIDSIHQLGFIHRDIKPDNLLLDSRGHVKLSDFGLCTGLKRAHRTEFYKNLNHSLPSDFSKQTFNNMNSKRKAETWKRNRRQLAFSTVGTPDYIAPEVFMQNGYNKLCDWWSLGVIMYEMLIGYPPFCSETPQETYRKVMNWQETLTFPPEVPISEKAKDLILRFCCEEEHRIGATGVEDIKGNAFFEGVDYDHIRERPAAIPIEIKSIDDTSNFDEFPDSDILQPTAAPVVSNHSEADLKNKDWVFINYTYKRFEGLTARGAIPSYMKTGKR
- the LOC111976666 gene encoding serine/threonine-protein kinase 38 isoform X2 — its product is MPTAVKPHRRRATHSGAEREVVPAEVTMAMTGQSSCSSMSNHTKERVTMAKVTLENFYSNLIAQHEEREMRQQKLEKVMDQEGLADEEKRIRRSQHARKETEFLRLKRTRLGLEDFESLKVIGRGAFGEVRLVQKKDTGHVYAMKILRKADMLEKEQVGHIRAERDILVEADSLWVVKMFYSFQDKMNLYLIMEFLPGGDMMTLLMKKDTLTEEATQFYIAETVLAIDSIHQLGFIHRDIKPDNLLLDSRGHVKLSDFGLCTGLKRAHRTEFYKNLNHSLPSDFTFNNMNSKRKAETWKRNRRQLAFSTVGTPDYIAPEVFMQNGYNKLCDWWSLGVIMYEMLIGYPPFCSETPQETYRKVMNWQETLTFPPEVPISEKAKDLILRFCCEEEHRIGATGVEDIKGNAFFEGVDYDHIRERPAAIPIEIKSIDDTSNFDEFPDSDILQPTAAPVVSNHSEADLKNKDWVFINYTYKRFEGLTARGAIPSYMKTGKR